The sequence ATCACTTGTGTATGAAAAGGCCGCTAACATGAGCGGCCTTTTGCGTTTGAGCGATAAACATCACTCACGAATTTGCTTGTTGTTGGCGATTACGCGCCTTTTGATAGAAGTAAGATACGGTCAGTAAAATCACTCCAATCAACATAAAGGCGATGACTTTTTGCACCAGCTCGAAGGACGCCATATCGAGCAATAACACCTTGAGCGTGGCTAAGGTAAAGAGCCCTGCGGCGAGGCGGATCATGTCCGAATGTTGGGGTTTTAAGCTGATAAACATTAATACGCTGCCATGCACCACTAATAAAATCGCACTGAGCGGCGCGGCAATCATGTTATCAAATACATAACTCCAAGTGAGATAGCTGAGCGCAAGTAACCCATGCCAACCCCATTTCAGCCATTGCAGCGGTAAGAAGGGTCGATGTAAACGGATAGCAACGCCGCGGCGCAATATCAGCGTGGCAAGTAATGCTAAGGCGGTAAATTCGCAGAGGATCAGTAACGCGTTATTCAAATCTACTCTCAGCGATATCTCAAAATGCAGCAGGATAGGTAGCAGAGCGAAGCCAAGGCAAAGACCGTAGGCAAGGCTGTAGCTTGGTCGAATAGCAGCTTGCATCTCGTTGGCAATGTGGACGAGTAAGCCCTTTTTGGGGCCAGTATGTTTAGCCCGTCTTTGGATCAACAGTGCAAAGTAGCCGCTGAGGGCTAAAGCTGTCATCGACCAAGCCACGACATCAATGTGATTTAATCCATACACAAGTACGGCTAATACCAGCGCAAAATAATAGGGGCTAAGTTGCCATTGAAGCGTTAACAGCTGGCGCCATTCCTCTGGGAGTTTGCGATATCGGATGAGCACAAATCCCATAACAAGTGTGCCAATCAGCAGCGCGATAAGCCCTTGCCAGATTTCAAACAGGCATAAGCTCGCTGTGGTGAGTACGGCAAGCCAAGTTAGAATTTTAGCTTCAATCTTAAGGGCTTTATGTTTGATCACATAGGCTAAGCCAAGGCTAAACAAGCCACTAAACCAGAGTGCAGCCGCGGTAAATTCCCAATAACTGCGGATGATTTTTGGCAATAAAAGCAGTGGTAAAAGAAGATAACAGCCAATTTGTATCTGCTTGGCGGCTTGAGCAAATAGGGATGTGGGATAGTATCTGCGATACCAATAATGGGTTAATAATAGGGCGGTGAATAATTCAATTCGTGCCAGTTTAGCCATCAGCGGCTGCGCTCTAAAACTCATGCTGCCCGAGAGAGTAATGCCTTCGATTACGGCAAATAACAATGGCAGCAGCAATAGCCAAGCAGCAAACTCACTGGCTATCAGTTTGTCTTTGCTACTTAAATACAAGAGTAACAGACTAAGGAGTGGCACAATGGCGAGGTAGTAATCGCTGCTGATAAGATAAGCCGCAACCAATAGGGTCGCGACATAAAAGCCACTCAAGATTTCTTTTAGTAGATAGCTGAGTTGTCCTTCTAACTTGGAAAGTTTTAATTCATTATTTGTTAGCTGATTGATTGTAAAGAACAATCCGCCAGCACTTAAGGCTAATGCGATAAGGGGGAAGCCAAGGGCCCCCACAGGGGATAAAGTGGCCTGTTCGAGTAACGTTAAGCCTGAGAGCAGGCCATAAGCATTGAGCGCCAGTGCCATCACCAGCAAGACATAGGCTTCTGCCCGTACTGAAATCAGTTTTTCTTTGAGGCCAATCCACAACAGTAATATTGCCTCGAGTAGCAATACTAATCCTAAGAAATCATGGCTTAACAGATAAAGTGCCGCAAAGGCAGCAAAGCTTCCGCCAAACACCAGTAAGAGGCTACTTTGGGATTTATCGAGTCGATTTTTAAGCTTGAGGTATAGTCCTGCGCACGCCAGCGCATTGACGATAAATATTTCCCCTGCAAACTCAGTAAATTGCGTGAGTTCAAACAGCACAAATGCCAATAACGCAATCGGCAGTGCCAACGCCCTATGGCTGAGTGTTGTTGATGAGCTAAAGATAAGTCCTACTATTCCATAGAGATAAAATAGGGCGTTAATACTGACAACGGCGAGCACTGCAGCACTGTCCCAGTGATGGATTGGTAAATCGACAAAATAGCTGAAGGTTTCAATACAAGCGATATGTAAAAAGGCTGTTATTTCAAGCAGTAATGGCCATTGCAGTTTGCGGCTTTGGGCCAATGCCCCAGTACCTATCAGCAGTAAATAGGGGATATATAATAGCGGCGCATAGCTTTGGGATAACAGCATCATAGGTGCCGTTGAACCACCGATTAAGGCGATGACAGCAATGACTTTAGCATCGAGACGCATCGATAGGCCGTAGCCCGCTAAGGTTATCAATAGCAATAGAATGAAGCTGGCGCTGTTGGGGATAATCTCAAAATAGGGGCCAATAAAATAGGCGCACAGGTAATTTAAGATCAGCCCTAGTCCGACGATACCTGAGCCAAAGTCGGCCATGCCTTGGCGTTTTTGACGGATAAAAATGCCGCCAGCGATTATCGCATTAGCACAGCCAAAGCCGAGCAATGCTTTACCGAGTTCGGAAAACCAATGATTGATGGAATATTGCAGTAGATAACCAAAACCTAGGGTGAGGGTAATTATGCCAGCGACAGTCATTAAAAACACTGGCCCCAAGCCTTTGGCTTGATAGTGTTGATAGAAGCCTTTTACCTGTTCCTTAATGGCTACAAATGGAGCCATTATTGCGGCAACGCCTTGCGATAAAAAGGCTTCGACTTGCGCTTCTACTTGGTTTGTTGCTTGAGCGCCTAGTTCCGCCCGCACCTGCTTTGTTAGCTCATGGTCAGTCGCTTGCTGTGAGTCGGCATTGGGATGTTGCTCACGGGGGCGCTGCCACGGATCATCCTGCCAAGGGGAGGTTGCTTGTGGCTGAATAGAATGTGAAACCGCTTCTGACTGCTTGGCGACATCACTCCCCATAGTGTGATTGTCAACTGAGATCGCAATGGGGGATGGCTCAGGTGCGGCAATTTCCATTGTAATATTCGTTGGATTAGCGCCGTTATCTTGCTGTTCAAGCCTTATGCTTAAAGTATCGAGTTTGGCTGAAAATTCAGCCAGTTGGCGGCTAAGCGACGTTTGCTGCGAGAGGTGCTGCAACTTTAATTGTGCCAATTCCGCTTTGAGTTGGTCTACGTCATCCTTTAACGGCATATCTGTATCCTAAATACGCTATCCATAATGCATTGGGGGCATAAAAATCTAAGCTGCTAAATTCTATGCATTTGCTGTAGCGGATTGTACTGACAACTTGTGGTGTCGGCTAGTTAAAAGCCGATGTTCGGAAAATTCTGATGATGAGCATATGGGACATTTCGCAAAAAAAGCGCTATTCGCTAGCGCTAGTTTCGCAATGTAGAAAGGGTTATTTTTGGGCTTGTAGGATGACAAATTTGCCATTGGAGGCAACGGTGGTGCAGTTTTTAAATAAGCGTTGTAATTTCACATGGTAAGCCAAGTGGCGATTGCCCACTATATGTAAAATCCCGCCATTTTTTAACCGACGACGGGCGTCTAAAAACATTTGCCAAGCAATATGATCGGTAATGGCTTCACCTTGGTGGAAGGGCGGATTACAGAGCACTAAATCAGGCTCGATATCTTCGGGTAAATGGGTCATGCAATCATCCCAATGAAAATGTCCCTTGCCTTCGGCGAGTTGATTCATTGTCCAATTGGCCTTTGCCGAGGCGACAGCCATTTCGGAGTCATCGATAAAATGGATATCGGCATTAGGATATAACTGTGCGGCGCGAAGCCCGAGCACGCCATTGCCACAGCCAAGGTCGACAACCGTGTTAAATTTTCCTTGGGGTAGATTGTCGAGCATAATTCGTGCGCCGATATCGAGCTTGTTGGCGGCAAATACATTGCTTAAGTTACTGATTGTTAGGTTAAACTCTGGAATATTCCAGGTGATTCCATTCGGTAAAGCTCTGGGTTTTCCGTCGCTAATACAAGTGATCACTCGGGTCTTTTTCCAAGCAAGGCTAGCATTCGCCGGCCCTAAATGTTTAGCAAATAATGCCAGTAAGCTACTGTTGATCGATTTGGCCTTAGCACCCACTAACACTCTACATCCCGCTGGCAATATCTGTGACAGACGCATTAGCTGGTGGGCAAAGTAGGTGAGATTTTTCGGTAATTTCATCAACACTAAAGCGACATCTTTAGGCAAGGTATCGCGACTGGTAAACCATTGCAGGTTATCCATAGGTAACTGATTGCGATGATGATTTTGCTCTGTACCTAAAAAACTGGTTCTGGCATCGGTTTCAACCCGAAGTGGCCAGTTGGGATTGATACGGGAGAGGGCGCAACTTAAGGCGCCAAAACTATCGTTAATAATGGCCGTTGGCACAGCGATTTGCCCACCTTCAATCAGACTATTGATTAAATGCTCGTCTGCGGCATCCCACGCTTGAAGATTAGATTCCTGCGAAGCGGGATAGCGAAATAGTTCGAGTTCTATTCCTGCTACTGAAAATTGTGTCGTCATTTTGTGTTGTGCCAATAAAAACGGTGTCAATAAAATAAGGCGCTGATTATCGCAGATTTCATGGCTGCTTGCGATGTTTGCCTTTGCGAGTGAGGGTTTGTGCATGCCGTTGATCTAATGTTGTAGCGGTTAAGTTTACCGGCCGAATTTGAATCCTTGGACTGAGACTGGGTACACTGGCGCTGTGCAAACCCGAGCGAAAAACAAAAATCAGTTTCGTTTGGCGACTAGGGGAAAGACTTGTGGTGTGCAAGGTTGGCGTATGAAACAAGCAGATTTTGGATTCGAACTTGAGGCTCATCCTTTGGAGACTCCTGATGAGGCGCATGTCATTGAGAGTCAAGATATTAGGCCGCCCATCACCTTAGTGCGGGGGTATCTGGGCAAGGCGCAACAAAATGCGTTGATTAACGAGGCGCAATCTTACCCACTTACTCGCCCGCAAATTCAAGTGTTTGGTCGATATCATGCTATCCCTCGGCAGCAGGTATGGTATGGCGACCTAGGATGTGACTATTTATATTCAGGGTTATTTATTCGTGCCTTACCTTGGCCTAAGTATTTGCAAAAATTACGCGATAAATTACAACGGGATTTTGAACTGGGCAGCAATGGCGTGTTAGTTAACCGTTACGCTGATGGTCAAGATTGTATGGGCGCTCACAGCGATGATGAGCCTGAAATTGCTCACGGCAGTGATATTGCCTCAATCAGCTTAGGTGCGACTCGTGATTTTGTGATTAAACATAAACATAGCAAGCAGAAATGCTGCATTAGTTTACATAGTGGTGACTTGTTAATTATGCACTGGCCTATGCAACGAGACTGGTTGCACAGTGTGCCGAAGCGCCTAAAGGTCACAGAGCCTCGTTGGAACTACACATTTAGGCAACTTGTCGTTAATTATCATGGGTAATTGAAAGGTAATTGAGAGGTTGTTGAATTCAAAATGTTGTCGGATTTGTTGGGTTTTGAGTTGCAAAACAGGTGCTGAAATTTGATCTTTTATACTTGAAGCAGTACTCTGCGGCCACTGGATTTACCCATGTCGAGATTTGAATATGTCCAATACCCAAGAGCAGGGCACAGTGGCTGAGACCATCAATCAGAAGTTAACTGAGAGCTTCTCACCAACGCATTTAGAAGTGCTGAACGAAAGCCATCGTCATCATGTTCCACCTAATTCAGAGACTCACTTTAAAGTTGTAGTGATCAGCGATGAATTTGAGGGGCTCCGCTTGCTTGCTCGTCATCGCTTGGTGAACAACTGTTTAGCTAATGAGTTAGCTAATGGCGTACATGCGCTATCTATTCATACCTTTACACAAAGTGAGTGGGCAGCGGACGTCGAAGTGCCCAAAACACCTAATTGCCGCGGTTAATTAACGCGATTTAGGACGGGTCAGAGTTAAAACAAAAAGCCACTTTAACAGAGTGGCTTTTTTGTTTTAACTCAAATTGAAGGCATTCTTGGGTTTCCCTGCCGAATATTCTGTGTTAACAATATGTTCTATTTGCACGATTAAGCGCCTATCAATCTATAAAAAGAGTGCGAATTTCATGCGGTTAACGGTTTATTTATCTTGGGAGTGGCTGATGCGTTATTTGGGGGGACTGTTATTTACGGTATTGTTTTTTGGTGCGACTGGCTGTAATCCCTCATCCCAACATGCTGAACCTATTTCTAAAGCGTCCATTACTGATGCACCTCCCGTGAAGCAAGTGATTGAATGGCGTTTAGCCACCTCTTGGCCGAAAAATTTCCCCGGCTTAGGTATGGCGCCAGAGCGTTTTGCAACGCTGGTTAATGATATGTCCCATGGTCAATTGCGCATTACCGTGCACGGCGCTGGGGAATTAATGCCTGCCTTTGCGGTATTCGACGGGGTTAGCCAAGGTAAAATTCAGATGGCCCACGCCGCTTCCTATTATTGGAAGGGCAAAACTCCCGCCTCACAGTTTTTTTCTTCGATTCCATTTGGAATGACAGCACAGGAAATGAACGGCTGGTTGCATTATGGCGGCATGGCGCTGTGGGAGGAGGTTTATCGCCCCTTTGGTATTATTCCCTTAGCAGGGGGAAATACAGGCATGCAAATGGGCGGCTGGTTTAATAAACCCATCAATACGATTGCCGACTTTAAAGGGCTGAAGATCCGAATGCCAGGGCTTGGTGGAGAGGTACTTAAGCGTGTTGGCGCCGTGCCTGTTAATATGGCTGGCAGAGAACTGTTTAGTGCGCTACAAACAGGCTCGCTTGACGCCGCCGAATGGGTTGGGCCAGTTAACGATCTCGCCTTTGGTTTGCATAAAGTCGCGAAATATTATTACTATCCCGGTTGGCATGAACCTGGTTCCAATATGGAATTTTTGATCAACAAAGCCGCCTTTGAGAGTCTTCCCGAAGATTTGCAAACTGTCGTTAAAACAGCGGCCCGTGCTATCAATCAAGATATGTTGGATGAATACACCACGAGCAATGTCACCGCCCTCGAAACCCTCGTTAAAGAAGAAGGTGTCGAGCTTAGGGCTTTTCCGCCTGCGGTGTTAACCGAACTTGAGCGGATCTCACATCAGGTGATTGGAGAACAAGCGGAACAAGATCCTATGATGGGCAAGGTGTACCGTGCTTATCATGCTTATGAACAGGGAGTGCGTGAATACCATAAGATTTCTGAGGACGCATACAGCCAGCAACGGCAGCATTAATGCCATTTATTTACACAAAATGTTTATATTAGCATCTGACTGATATGAGATGATTTCATCTTAAGTTATCTTGTTATCGGTCCAAATCCATTTGATGTTATGCTTGCACCTATAAACAGATAGCGACAGTGGCGTTGTATCGCCCTGATAATTTGGAGATCTCTATGCCATTACTTGATAGCTTTACCGTTGACCATACTCGGATGAATGCACCTGCCGTGCGTGTTGCCAAACATATGACGACCCCAAAAGGCGATGCGATTACCGTATTCGATCTGCGTTTTTGCGCGCCAAATAAAGATATCCTGAGCGAGCGTGGCATCCACACTTTGGAACATTTGTTTGCGGGCTTTATGCGTGACCATTTAAATGGTGATGATGTGGAAATTATTGATATTTCTCCAATGGGCTGTCGCACTGGTTTTTATATGAGCCTGATTGGCGTGCCTACTGAACGTCAAGTAGCGGATGCGTGGCTTGCCTCAATGGAAGATGTACTGAAAGTTGTTGAACAATCTGAAATTCCTGAGCTGAACGAATATCAATGTGGCACCTATGAGATGCACTCTTTGGAGCAAGCGCAGGACATTGCACGTAATATTATCGCAGCTGGCGTGAGCGTTAACCGCAACGATGATTTAAAACTCAGTGATGAGATTCTAGGTAAACTCTAGGCCGCGTATATCAGGCTTAACGCGAAAGCGTCAAGAAAGCGACAATAGTCGCTTTTTTTTTCTTGCAAATTCAGTTATTTTACAAAATAACAACAAACGCCGTACGCTAACAAAAAGTTTTGGGAGCTTGGTATGTCAAGTCGCTATTTTGTCATGTCGCTGACCGCGCTTGCGGTTTCCTGTGTTTACGCTAATTCACTTAATGCAAATCCCCTCTATTCTCAAACACTTGATTTAGCGAAGCTCAATGATCAGTATCATTCTACCGATGATGCAATGCAGTTAAGCAATCTCAATAGCCTAACGCTGCTTCGGGCTGACCATAGTGGCAATTCCGCCAATATCAGTATGCGCTCAGCCACCCAAGGTGTGGCTGTGATGCAAGATAGAGTGTATTTCTCACCTGCGCCCTATTCGGCACCGCAATTGCAGCTATTACCCCATCTTTTGTTGCAGCAAAGTGTGACGACTACGCCACTGGCCAATATGGCTGTTGGTGGTCAGGGATCATTTGGCGTGGTGGACTACCAAAGCCTTAACATTATTGAACGCTCACAATCTGGCAGTGTTCAAATCGAGGGGACGACGGATTCAGATGTGAATGCGGGCATGCGTTGGGGCGTTAATCAAAAAGAATACGGTGCCTTATTTGCGGCTAATTATATTAAAGAACAAGGTGATGCGATTTTTTTCAACGGCAGCGATGCTGACAGAAAAAAAATGGATATGTTGTTTAAGGTCAATGCTTCAAGCTTACTTGGCGCCCGCAGTCCGCAGCAAACGGAATTTACCTATCAATTTATCGATGATGATAGTTACCGTTCATTGCTTGGGATCACTGCCGCCGACTGGCAGCAGGATCCTTTGCTGCTGTATTCCGCTACCGCACAAGATAAACATCAAGGACGGCAACATAAATACCAGTTATCACATCAAGTCAACTTAGGTGATAGCAAGGTGATGAGCGACTTTTACTATCAATTCTATTCACAACGACTGGATCAGCTTGGCGCGTTTAATGGGCAAAATATTGGCTTGGGAACGCTTTACGACATTGCCGCCTTCGATCGTAATCCCAGTGCGAATGGCGCCGATGTAAATATGTTGGTGCAAGACAATGATTACAGTGCATTCGGTGCCCAGACTCAGTCGATAAACCAATACGGCGAACATCAAATTACCTACAGCGCTCGTTATCATACCGATAAAGCCGAGATGCGTTTTGGTGATCAAACTGCATTATGGCAAGCTGACAGAAGTATCGTCCGTGATGAGTCTAATGCGGTGTTAGCCTACACCGATGATGCCACGGCGCTGACGTCGGCAATCGACTCTTTATGGCGTTGGCAGGGCATGCAAATCAAGTTAGGGCTTACTTACGAGCATGTTAGTGTTAATCGTGAAGTGAGCTTAGCTTTTGCTGGGCTTGACGAAGCGGACTTTTCTGATAGCGATTGGATGCCGCAACTTGGTGTGCTTTATGATGCAGGCGATTGGCGTTTTAGTACCGATATACGCCGGGCATGGGCTGCGGCGAGTGCGGGTAATCTTACCCAAGACGCTCAGGAATCGCTTCATTATCAAGTCAGTGCCCAATATGCGAGTGACGGCATTAAGGCTGATTTGCGGGCTTATGTGCAAGAATTTGATAATCTTCATGTGGATTGTGATAGTTACTCCATGTGCGTCGATTCTCGTCTGCTAACTCAAGAAAATATACCCGATGTGCTTACCTATGGGGTTGAATTCGGCCTGGGCTATCGCTCGATGTTGGGTGAGCTTGAATTACCCTTAGAGCTAAGTTATCAGTATCTTAGCGCTGAATATCAGACGAGCACCTGCACCGATATCCAAGGTTGCGTCCTGGAGGGCGACAAACTGGCTTGGTTACCCGAGCACCAATTGCAATTGAGCGCGGGGATTGAATACGCCCAATATCAATTAAACCTTGTCGCTGCTTATCAATCTGAGCGTGATTTCAGTCAGTATGGTAGTGAGTTGCAGCGTGTTGACGGTCAATGGCGTGCCGATATAGCGGCAAATTACGATATTGATAAGCACCACAGGGTGTATTTTCGCCTTGAAAACCTATTCGATGAATCTTTAGTGACAACAGTATCAAATAGTGGAATTCGAACTGAAAATGGACGGATCAGCTATTTAGGTTATCAATGGCGGTTCTAAACTGAGTTAAATCTTGTTTAAAGTTATTAGGAATAAAGCGAAAAAGCATTTAGATTTCTAGATATCACAGGTTATCGACCTTTCGCTAAATTAATTCTTTAAAAATTAATGTTATAGTATTTGACGACCGTAATACTCTCTCTTTCTGAACCCTTGTTCGGTCGGAAGGTGAACGCTGTAGCGCATGATTCTTGTAAATCCTTATTTTAGGTTTGAAAACACCTATAATTTTCGTGGCGATGGCACGGCAATTGGGGTAGAATGCGCGCGACCAGCGTGATTGCGATCGCATTTCTGTGATAAATCTGCGCTAGCTCAATGCAGTAGGTTTTGTTTAAAACCCACGTATTTAGCAGGAACGCGGCGCATTGTCTTTCCTTCAAAACGTAGTGCTTGTGGATATGATTACAATTAAGAAAGGATTGGAACTGCCTATAGCAGGCGGACCAGAGCAAGTTATCCATAATGGCCCAGCCATTAAACATGTAGCTACTTTGGGTGAAGAGTATATTGGCTTACGTCCAACGATGAAGATCAAAGTGGGCGATAAAGTACAAAAAGGTCAGGTGATTTTCGAAGATAAGAAAAATCCTGGCGTAAAATATACGGCTTTAGCCAGTGGTACTATATTAGACATTAACCGGGGCGCCCAGCGTGTGCTGCAGTCTGTTGTTATAGAAGTGGAAGGTAACGACAGCATTGCCTTTGCGAAATATGATGCCACTGCACTAGATACGCTTGATGCGCAATTGGTCCGTGATAACCTGATTGAATCAGGTTTATGGACTGCATTGCGTACACGTCCTTTCAGCAAAGTGCCAGCTGTAGATTCTTCTGCTGCGGGTATTTTTGTAACCGCCATTGATACGCAACCCCATGCAGCCGATCCTGTAGTAGTTATCCGCGAGCATAAAGAAGATTTTGCTAATGGTCTTAAAGTCTTAGCAAGACTTACCGAAGATAAAGTTTACCTTTGTAAAGCGCCTGGCGCCGATATTCCTGCCGCTAATGCCCAAGTTGAAGAATTTGCCGGTATTCACCCTGCGGGTCTTGTTGGTACTCATATCCATTTCCTACTTCCCGCCTCTGCAAAACGTACTGTTTGGCATGTCGGTTACCAAGATGTTATAGCCATTGGTCAGCTATTTACAACAGGTCAACTGCATACTGAACGTGTAGTCGCGATTGCGGGTCCCAAAGCAGCTAAGCCAAGATTAGTTCGCACTGTTTTAGGTGCAAGCATGACTGAACTGACTGCGGGCGAAACCCTAGCGGGTAATGTGCGCTTTATTTCAGGCTCTGTGCTCAATGGTCGTACAGCGATAGGTCCTCAAGGGTATTTAGGCCGTTACCATATGCAGGTGAGTCTGCTAGAAGAAGGCACGGAAAAAGAATTTTTGGGTTGGGTATTACCTGGCGCGAACAAATTCTCTATCACTCGTGCATTCCTTGGTCACTTTAGCTCTTCTCGTTTGTTCAATATGACAACGAGCACAGGTGGTTCAGACCGCGCTATGGTACCTATTGGTAACTATGAGCGTGTAATGCCTCTGGATATTCTTCCTACAATGTTACTGCGTGACCTGATTTCGGGTGACTTTGACGGTGCAGTTACATTAGGCGCGTTAGAGTTGGATGAAGAAGATCTCGCACTGTGTACTTTCGTATGTCCAGGCAAATATGACTACGGTTCATATCTGCGTGATTGTTTAGATACGATCGTGAGGGAAGGCTAATGAGCTTGAAAGATTTTTTCGAACGTATTGAACCCGACTTTGAAAAAGGCGGTAAATACGAAAAGTTTTATGCCCTCTTTGA comes from Shewanella oneidensis MR-1 and encodes:
- a CDS encoding TonB-dependent receptor domain-containing protein; the encoded protein is MSSRYFVMSLTALAVSCVYANSLNANPLYSQTLDLAKLNDQYHSTDDAMQLSNLNSLTLLRADHSGNSANISMRSATQGVAVMQDRVYFSPAPYSAPQLQLLPHLLLQQSVTTTPLANMAVGGQGSFGVVDYQSLNIIERSQSGSVQIEGTTDSDVNAGMRWGVNQKEYGALFAANYIKEQGDAIFFNGSDADRKKMDMLFKVNASSLLGARSPQQTEFTYQFIDDDSYRSLLGITAADWQQDPLLLYSATAQDKHQGRQHKYQLSHQVNLGDSKVMSDFYYQFYSQRLDQLGAFNGQNIGLGTLYDIAAFDRNPSANGADVNMLVQDNDYSAFGAQTQSINQYGEHQITYSARYHTDKAEMRFGDQTALWQADRSIVRDESNAVLAYTDDATALTSAIDSLWRWQGMQIKLGLTYEHVSVNREVSLAFAGLDEADFSDSDWMPQLGVLYDAGDWRFSTDIRRAWAAASAGNLTQDAQESLHYQVSAQYASDGIKADLRAYVQEFDNLHVDCDSYSMCVDSRLLTQENIPDVLTYGVEFGLGYRSMLGELELPLELSYQYLSAEYQTSTCTDIQGCVLEGDKLAWLPEHQLQLSAGIEYAQYQLNLVAAYQSERDFSQYGSELQRVDGQWRADIAANYDIDKHHRVYFRLENLFDESLVTTVSNSGIRTENGRISYLGYQWRF
- the luxS gene encoding S-ribosylhomocysteine lyase; the encoded protein is MPLLDSFTVDHTRMNAPAVRVAKHMTTPKGDAITVFDLRFCAPNKDILSERGIHTLEHLFAGFMRDHLNGDDVEIIDISPMGCRTGFYMSLIGVPTERQVADAWLASMEDVLKVVEQSEIPELNEYQCGTYEMHSLEQAQDIARNIIAAGVSVNRNDDLKLSDEILGKL
- a CDS encoding methyltransferase produces the protein MTTQFSVAGIELELFRYPASQESNLQAWDAADEHLINSLIEGGQIAVPTAIINDSFGALSCALSRINPNWPLRVETDARTSFLGTEQNHHRNQLPMDNLQWFTSRDTLPKDVALVLMKLPKNLTYFAHQLMRLSQILPAGCRVLVGAKAKSINSSLLALFAKHLGPANASLAWKKTRVITCISDGKPRALPNGITWNIPEFNLTISNLSNVFAANKLDIGARIMLDNLPQGKFNTVVDLGCGNGVLGLRAAQLYPNADIHFIDDSEMAVASAKANWTMNQLAEGKGHFHWDDCMTHLPEDIEPDLVLCNPPFHQGEAITDHIAWQMFLDARRRLKNGGILHIVGNRHLAYHVKLQRLFKNCTTVASNGKFVILQAQK
- a CDS encoding DUF2339 domain-containing protein, encoding MPLKDDVDQLKAELAQLKLQHLSQQTSLSRQLAEFSAKLDTLSIRLEQQDNGANPTNITMEIAAPEPSPIAISVDNHTMGSDVAKQSEAVSHSIQPQATSPWQDDPWQRPREQHPNADSQQATDHELTKQVRAELGAQATNQVEAQVEAFLSQGVAAIMAPFVAIKEQVKGFYQHYQAKGLGPVFLMTVAGIITLTLGFGYLLQYSINHWFSELGKALLGFGCANAIIAGGIFIRQKRQGMADFGSGIVGLGLILNYLCAYFIGPYFEIIPNSASFILLLLITLAGYGLSMRLDAKVIAVIALIGGSTAPMMLLSQSYAPLLYIPYLLLIGTGALAQSRKLQWPLLLEITAFLHIACIETFSYFVDLPIHHWDSAAVLAVVSINALFYLYGIVGLIFSSSTTLSHRALALPIALLAFVLFELTQFTEFAGEIFIVNALACAGLYLKLKNRLDKSQSSLLLVFGGSFAAFAALYLLSHDFLGLVLLLEAILLLWIGLKEKLISVRAEAYVLLVMALALNAYGLLSGLTLLEQATLSPVGALGFPLIALALSAGGLFFTINQLTNNELKLSKLEGQLSYLLKEILSGFYVATLLVAAYLISSDYYLAIVPLLSLLLLYLSSKDKLIASEFAAWLLLLPLLFAVIEGITLSGSMSFRAQPLMAKLARIELFTALLLTHYWYRRYYPTSLFAQAAKQIQIGCYLLLPLLLLPKIIRSYWEFTAAALWFSGLFSLGLAYVIKHKALKIEAKILTWLAVLTTASLCLFEIWQGLIALLIGTLVMGFVLIRYRKLPEEWRQLLTLQWQLSPYYFALVLAVLVYGLNHIDVVAWSMTALALSGYFALLIQRRAKHTGPKKGLLVHIANEMQAAIRPSYSLAYGLCLGFALLPILLHFEISLRVDLNNALLILCEFTALALLATLILRRGVAIRLHRPFLPLQWLKWGWHGLLALSYLTWSYVFDNMIAAPLSAILLVVHGSVLMFISLKPQHSDMIRLAAGLFTLATLKVLLLDMASFELVQKVIAFMLIGVILLTVSYFYQKARNRQQQANS
- a CDS encoding BolA family protein, translating into MSNTQEQGTVAETINQKLTESFSPTHLEVLNESHRHHVPPNSETHFKVVVISDEFEGLRLLARHRLVNNCLANELANGVHALSIHTFTQSEWAADVEVPKTPNCRG
- a CDS encoding alpha-ketoglutarate-dependent dioxygenase AlkB family protein, producing MKQADFGFELEAHPLETPDEAHVIESQDIRPPITLVRGYLGKAQQNALINEAQSYPLTRPQIQVFGRYHAIPRQQVWYGDLGCDYLYSGLFIRALPWPKYLQKLRDKLQRDFELGSNGVLVNRYADGQDCMGAHSDDEPEIAHGSDIASISLGATRDFVIKHKHSKQKCCISLHSGDLLIMHWPMQRDWLHSVPKRLKVTEPRWNYTFRQLVVNYHG
- a CDS encoding Na(+)-translocating NADH-quinone reductase subunit A; translated protein: MITIKKGLELPIAGGPEQVIHNGPAIKHVATLGEEYIGLRPTMKIKVGDKVQKGQVIFEDKKNPGVKYTALASGTILDINRGAQRVLQSVVIEVEGNDSIAFAKYDATALDTLDAQLVRDNLIESGLWTALRTRPFSKVPAVDSSAAGIFVTAIDTQPHAADPVVVIREHKEDFANGLKVLARLTEDKVYLCKAPGADIPAANAQVEEFAGIHPAGLVGTHIHFLLPASAKRTVWHVGYQDVIAIGQLFTTGQLHTERVVAIAGPKAAKPRLVRTVLGASMTELTAGETLAGNVRFISGSVLNGRTAIGPQGYLGRYHMQVSLLEEGTEKEFLGWVLPGANKFSITRAFLGHFSSSRLFNMTTSTGGSDRAMVPIGNYERVMPLDILPTMLLRDLISGDFDGAVTLGALELDEEDLALCTFVCPGKYDYGSYLRDCLDTIVREG
- a CDS encoding TRAP transporter substrate-binding protein: MRYLGGLLFTVLFFGATGCNPSSQHAEPISKASITDAPPVKQVIEWRLATSWPKNFPGLGMAPERFATLVNDMSHGQLRITVHGAGELMPAFAVFDGVSQGKIQMAHAASYYWKGKTPASQFFSSIPFGMTAQEMNGWLHYGGMALWEEVYRPFGIIPLAGGNTGMQMGGWFNKPINTIADFKGLKIRMPGLGGEVLKRVGAVPVNMAGRELFSALQTGSLDAAEWVGPVNDLAFGLHKVAKYYYYPGWHEPGSNMEFLINKAAFESLPEDLQTVVKTAARAINQDMLDEYTTSNVTALETLVKEEGVELRAFPPAVLTELERISHQVIGEQAEQDPMMGKVYRAYHAYEQGVREYHKISEDAYSQQRQH